One genomic region from Plasmodium chabaudi chabaudi strain AS genome assembly, chromosome: 7 encodes:
- a CDS encoding inner membrane complex protein 1i, putative: MTPQMENATPSNVPYTFEHSKNLGNKILKPIRQEKVVKVPVTKYVEKLIEREEVKYVNKYVDVIKPIITYKTKQIPKHIYLDKIKYEPKLIEKEKIIHIPKIEYRNKIVEIPVYIHKENIIEKKVPIIIEHVIPVLKVNKIEKEVLTDMIQFPEICNMPKNENTMRNEVSSNKSVEENKTSVVGITKEDTDIYNKETYRNVDSIEEPVAINEQMEMSNYEKENIKREDGSNRSISKAPSSEGSYKVTIEHKNETMYNDETNEDAHYNEIPENTSNMMNNVNNLNENYYDVNENRRNQNISHLSIHLPISQEVSHESGEQAYTNISHNNNSNNYVPSLNHLIKNNQYINYNNMDNRYSERNMNDLINNQYVQESFTGSRRNIPAYANENMSQQYHENLKNYIEIDQQKVHIPSNMNISCENYSVSQKVCNNTSQSGVDKKNFTPYYANSNGQAFVSIRPATILEYSPKPRKFKSRFCNIMNKCCGGE; encoded by the coding sequence ATGACACCTCAAATGGAAAACGCAACTCCTTCTAACGTGCCATACACGTTTGAACATTCGAAAAATCTCGGGAACAAAATTCTCAAGCCAATACGCCAAGAAAAAGTCGTTAAAGTACCTGTAACTAAGTATGTAGAAAAACTCATAGAAAGAGAGGAAGtcaaatatgtaaataaatatgttgatGTTATAAAACCAAtaattacatataaaacaaagCAAATACccaagcatatatatttagataaaataaagtatGAGCCTAAATtaatagaaaaagaaaaaattatccaTATCCCAAAAATCGAATacagaaataaaattgtagaGATACCAGTATATATccataaagaaaatataatagaaaaaaaagttccAATAATAATCGAACATGTTATACCAGTTCTTaaagttaataaaattgaaaaagagGTTTTAACTGATATGATTCAATTTCCAGAAATTTGCAATATgccaaaaaatgaaaatactaTGAGAAATGAAGTTTCGTCAAATAAATCAgtagaagaaaataaaacttcCGTAGTAGGTATAACAAAAGAAGATACAGATATTTACAACAAGGAAACATACAGAAACGTAGATTCAATTGAAGAACCAGTTGCTATTAATGAGCAAATGGAAATGTCCAATTacgaaaaggaaaatataaaaagagaAGATGGAAGCAATCGTTCTATCAGTAAGGCACCATCTAGCGAAGGTTCTTATAAAGTAACAATTGAGCACAAAAATGAAACCATGTATAACGATGAAACAAATGAAGATGCTcattataatgaaattcCAGAAAATACCTCCAATATGATgaataatgtaaataatttaaatgaaaattattatgatgtAAATGAAAATCGTAGAAATCAAAACATATCTCATCTTAGTATACACTTACCTATAAGTCAAGAGGTATCTCATGAATCCGGTGAGCAAGcttatacaaatatttctCACAATAATAACAGCAATAACTATGTTCCCTCtttaaatcatttaataaaaaataatcaatatattaactataataatatggatAATAGATATTCTGAGAGAAACATGAatgatttaataaataatcagTATGTTCAAGAATCATTCACTGGCTCAAGAAGAAATATACCAGCATATGCAAATGAAAACATGTCACAGCAATAtcatgaaaatttaaagaattACATTGAAATAGATCAACAAAAAGTACACATTCCAtcaaatatgaatatttctTGCGAAAATTATTCTGTATCACAGAAAGTTTGCAATAATACTAGCCAATCTGGtgtagataaaaaaaattttactCCTTATTATGCTAATAGTAATGGCCAAGCATTTGTATCTATACGTCCAGCAACCATTCTAGAATATTCCCCAAAGCCAAGAAAATTCAAATCTAGATTTTGcaatataatgaataaatgTTGTGGTGGCGAATAA